The following coding sequences are from one Leptolyngbya sp. NIES-3755 window:
- a CDS encoding precorrin-6Y C(5,15)-methyltransferase (similar to AA sequence:cyanobase_aa:LBDG_01180) produces MDKWLSIVGIGEDGLEGVAPIGRSLIDQAKILVGGDRHLAMLPDDSRLRIHWSSPIEDSIQKLLSYRGQSVCVLASGDPMCYGIGVTCTRRIAIDEMTIVPAPSAFSLACSRLGWSLSEVETISLCGRDPASLHLVLYPNAKILVLSADRQTPAIVARMLCDRGLAESSMIVLEHLGGTKERIISGTASHWNNTEIADLNTIAITCSSTSLPSRIPGIPDSIYAHDGQLTKREVRAVTLSTLAPQPGQLLWDVGAGCGSIAIEWMRSDRRCRAIAIESNVDRLKLIAHNANTLGVPNLRIAAGKAPIALQDLPQPDTIFIGGGLTVPDVIETCWRSLRPGGRLVANAVTVETEAQLFHWQNKLGGELTRVAVQRAEPLGKFLSWKAMAPITQWCVIKAVE; encoded by the coding sequence ATGGACAAGTGGTTATCGATCGTAGGAATTGGCGAGGATGGGCTTGAAGGGGTCGCTCCAATTGGTCGATCGCTGATTGATCAAGCCAAAATTCTCGTTGGGGGCGATCGACATCTTGCTATGTTGCCTGACGATTCGCGGTTGAGAATTCATTGGAGTTCCCCGATCGAAGATTCGATTCAGAAATTGCTGAGCTATCGAGGACAATCGGTTTGCGTATTAGCCAGTGGTGATCCGATGTGTTATGGAATTGGCGTGACCTGCACTCGTCGGATTGCGATCGATGAAATGACGATCGTTCCCGCTCCTTCCGCGTTTAGTCTGGCTTGTTCTCGGTTGGGTTGGTCGCTCTCTGAGGTTGAAACAATAAGCTTATGTGGACGTGATCCAGCATCGCTTCATTTAGTGCTTTATCCGAATGCAAAAATTTTAGTGTTAAGTGCCGATCGACAAACGCCTGCCATTGTTGCTCGAATGTTATGCGATCGCGGTTTAGCAGAGAGTTCGATGATTGTTCTAGAACATTTAGGCGGAACAAAAGAGCGAATCATTTCGGGAACAGCAAGCCATTGGAACAACACAGAGATTGCTGATTTGAATACGATCGCGATTACTTGTTCTTCTACTTCTCTGCCATCTCGCATTCCAGGAATTCCCGACTCGATCTATGCCCATGACGGACAGTTGACCAAGCGAGAAGTTCGAGCCGTGACGCTTTCAACACTTGCTCCACAGCCTGGACAATTACTTTGGGATGTGGGGGCGGGATGTGGATCGATTGCGATCGAATGGATGCGGTCGGATCGCAGATGTCGAGCGATCGCGATTGAATCGAATGTCGATCGCTTGAAGTTAATTGCTCACAATGCCAACACATTAGGAGTTCCAAATCTCAGAATTGCGGCTGGAAAAGCCCCGATCGCACTGCAAGATTTACCGCAACCCGATACGATTTTCATTGGTGGAGGTTTGACTGTACCGGATGTGATTGAAACCTGTTGGCGATCGCTGCGTCCGGGGGGGCGATTGGTTGCCAATGCGGTCACGGTTGAAACTGAAGCACAACTCTTTCACTGGCAGAACAAGCTTGGAGGAGAACTGACTAGAGTTGCAGTTCAACGAGCAGAACCTTTAGGAAAGTTTTTGAGTTGGAAAGCAATGGCTCCTATTACACAATGGTGCGTGATCAAAGCTGTTGAGTAA
- a CDS encoding hypothetical protein (similar to AA sequence:cyanobase_aa:LBDG_36990), which translates to MNKHQIQLHPKAGQILWYVDLSEIRSHSVSEALELLEQMGYQPQLRYLETQNGLKLFALLKDEQRDPNQVIDDEYLIDERLALFEAFPGDDMAIHLTNGVPVKTAIAS; encoded by the coding sequence TTGAACAAGCATCAAATTCAACTGCATCCAAAAGCAGGACAAATTCTCTGGTACGTTGATCTGTCTGAGATTCGTAGCCATTCTGTGAGTGAAGCTCTGGAACTTCTGGAACAAATGGGATATCAGCCACAATTGCGGTATCTCGAAACTCAGAACGGCTTGAAACTGTTTGCTCTCTTGAAAGATGAGCAACGCGATCCAAATCAGGTAATTGATGACGAATACCTGATCGATGAAAGGCTTGCTTTATTTGAGGCATTCCCAGGGGATGATATGGCAATTCATCTCACTAATGGAGTACCAGTAAAGACCGCTATTGCTAGTTAA